In one Modestobacter sp. L9-4 genomic region, the following are encoded:
- a CDS encoding DUF3616 domain-containing protein: MGIERTVRLSFSADARAAGTHTNLSAVRSDGPVLWVAGDETATVERLVADADGYGGQTSHRLADLVDLPGGDADEEADVEGLARHGDFLWAVGSHSLRRKRVKDHHEGDKALRRLARVSGQANRQVLVRIPVATVDGLPTPVRELTVDGVEHRAAVFGAHGEDLRDLLADDEHLAPFLPIPGKDNGLDVEGIAVAGDRVLLGLRGPVLRGWAVVLELRPETDPDHPRRLRLRPFPDGRRYRTHVLRMAGLGVRDLCPDGDDLLVLAGPTMDLDGPVRVYRWHDALTAEAPQVVRDDALTRELDLPYGDGDDHAEGIGLLGSDRLLVVYDSPAPGRLHDHGVDADVVRLPGR, encoded by the coding sequence GTGGGCATCGAACGCACCGTCCGGCTCTCCTTCTCCGCCGACGCCCGCGCGGCGGGCACGCACACCAACCTCTCCGCCGTGCGCAGCGACGGGCCGGTGCTGTGGGTGGCCGGTGACGAGACGGCGACCGTCGAGCGGCTGGTCGCCGACGCGGACGGCTACGGCGGGCAGACCAGTCACCGGCTCGCCGACCTGGTCGACCTGCCCGGTGGGGACGCCGACGAGGAGGCCGACGTCGAGGGGCTGGCCCGGCACGGTGACTTCCTCTGGGCGGTCGGCTCGCACAGCCTGCGGCGGAAGCGGGTCAAGGACCACCACGAGGGCGACAAGGCGCTGCGCCGGCTGGCCAGGGTCTCCGGCCAGGCCAACCGCCAGGTGCTGGTGCGGATCCCGGTGGCCACCGTCGACGGCCTGCCGACGCCGGTGCGGGAGCTGACCGTCGACGGCGTCGAGCACCGCGCCGCGGTCTTCGGCGCGCACGGCGAGGACCTCCGCGACCTGCTGGCCGACGACGAGCACCTGGCGCCCTTCCTGCCGATCCCGGGCAAGGACAACGGCCTGGACGTCGAGGGCATCGCGGTGGCCGGCGACCGGGTGCTGCTGGGGCTGCGCGGCCCGGTGCTGCGCGGCTGGGCGGTGGTGCTGGAGCTGCGCCCGGAGACCGACCCCGACCACCCGCGCCGGTTGCGGCTGCGCCCCTTCCCGGACGGCCGCCGGTACCGCACGCACGTGCTGCGGATGGCCGGGCTCGGCGTGCGCGACCTGTGCCCGGACGGCGACGACCTGCTGGTGCTGGCCGGTCCGACCATGGACCTCGACGGCCCGGTGCGCGTGTACCGCTGGCACGACGCGCTCACCGCCGAGGCGCCGCAGGTGGTCCGCGACGACGCGCTGACCCGTGAGCTGGACCTGCCTTACGGTGACGGCGACGACCACGCCGAGGGCATCGGCCTGCTGGGCTCCGACCGGCTGCTGGTCGTCTACGACAGCCCGGCGCCGGGCCGGCTGCACGACCACGGGGTCGACGCCGACGTCGTCCGGCTGCCCGGGCGCTGA
- a CDS encoding SDR family oxidoreductase, protein MSEQGSVLVTGAGGVIGSAAADEYATAGRRVRGLSRRAPREDAGWEHLAVDLRDADAARDGLAAAGDTTHLVFGAYAERPTAAELSEVNVGMLRNTLDGLAAAGAPLEHVTLYQGGKAYGAHMGFFNTPAKERDPRIVQPNFYYDQEDLLREVAAERGFRLTVLRPEGVIGYAVGNPMNLLMVIAVYAAISKELGQPLRFPGSLAAYDALYQVTDAELLARATVWAGSEPAADGEVYNVTNGDQVRWRHLFPAFARAFGMEHAEPQPVPLVEAMAGRRDVWERLAARHDLLPTPFEDLVGWEFGSFIFNSGFDNVTSTIKLRQAGFADCLDTEDRFVELFGQLADRRVVPPLR, encoded by the coding sequence ATGAGCGAGCAGGGCAGCGTGCTGGTCACCGGCGCGGGCGGGGTCATCGGCTCCGCCGCGGCCGACGAGTACGCGACGGCGGGACGGCGGGTGCGCGGGCTGAGCCGGCGGGCGCCGCGCGAGGACGCCGGCTGGGAGCACCTGGCCGTCGACCTGCGGGACGCCGACGCCGCCCGGGACGGCCTGGCCGCGGCCGGCGACACGACGCACCTGGTGTTCGGGGCCTACGCCGAGCGGCCCACCGCCGCGGAGCTCTCGGAGGTCAACGTCGGGATGCTGCGGAACACCCTCGACGGGCTGGCCGCGGCCGGCGCGCCGCTGGAGCACGTGACGCTGTACCAGGGCGGCAAGGCCTACGGGGCGCACATGGGGTTCTTCAACACCCCGGCCAAGGAGCGCGACCCGCGGATCGTCCAGCCGAACTTCTACTACGACCAGGAGGACCTGCTCCGCGAGGTCGCCGCCGAGCGCGGGTTCCGGCTCACCGTGCTGCGGCCCGAGGGCGTCATCGGCTACGCCGTCGGCAACCCGATGAACCTGCTGATGGTGATCGCCGTCTACGCCGCGATCAGCAAGGAGCTCGGCCAGCCGCTGCGCTTCCCGGGGAGCCTGGCCGCCTACGACGCCCTGTACCAGGTCACCGACGCCGAGCTGCTGGCCCGGGCGACCGTGTGGGCGGGCAGCGAGCCGGCCGCCGACGGCGAGGTCTACAACGTGACCAACGGCGACCAGGTGCGCTGGCGGCACCTGTTCCCGGCGTTCGCCCGTGCCTTCGGCATGGAGCACGCCGAGCCGCAGCCGGTGCCGCTGGTCGAGGCGATGGCCGGCCGCCGCGACGTGTGGGAGCGGCTCGCCGCCCGGCACGACCTGCTGCCCACCCCGTTCGAGGACCTGGTCGGCTGGGAGTTCGGCTCGTTCATCTTCAATTCCGGCTTCGACAACGTGACCTCCACGATCAAGCTGCGCCAGGCCGGGTTCGCCGACTGCCTGGACACCGAGGACCGGTTCGTCGAGCTGTTCGGCCAGCTGGCCGACCGCAGGGTGGTCCCGCCGCTGCGCTGA